The following are encoded together in the Pedobacter steynii genome:
- a CDS encoding Na+/H+ antiporter, with the protein MFSETLLLVLVLLFAVFMLTMLAQKLKISYPIFLVIAGLAISFIPGIPKIKIEPELIFLIFLPPLLYESAWYTSWNDFWKWKRPIAALAFGLVFFTSIIVAYVSTTMIPGFTLAMGFLLGGIISPPDAVAANSVLKNIKIPKRLTAVLEGESLINDASSLIVFRFALAAILSGQFSMQQAVGQFFLAAGMGVVIGLAIAHIVYAVHRFLPTTPSIDAALTLMTPYFMYIGAEHFHFSGVMAVVSGGLFLSFRSHEIFAHSNSRIQAVGVWATLAFVLNGLVFILIGLELPVIMESLGDYSISQAINYGLIISLIIIVIRVFYVLLIAYVPAWLGNRKRADPVNPLWKGPVIVGWAGMRGVVSLASALSIPLLMGDGTAFPHRSLILFITFVVILVTLVFQGLTLPLVIKWTKIREIDDFPPEGEQEAGIRLHLMQVSLKRLEEKFSKEIQENELVGFLKDQMESDIFINNQRLESLECDTIRKDEMDFYNSILLDIYAVQRKELHLLRKENRYSDEEIRKQESQLDLDEAKINY; encoded by the coding sequence ATGTTTAGTGAAACTCTGCTCCTCGTACTTGTGCTTCTTTTCGCTGTTTTTATGCTGACCATGCTGGCACAAAAACTCAAGATATCTTATCCAATCTTTCTGGTCATCGCCGGTCTCGCCATCAGCTTTATTCCAGGAATACCAAAGATAAAAATTGAACCGGAGCTCATCTTCCTGATCTTCCTGCCACCACTATTATATGAATCAGCCTGGTATACTTCCTGGAATGATTTCTGGAAATGGAAAAGGCCGATCGCTGCACTGGCCTTTGGTCTGGTATTCTTTACCTCGATCATTGTAGCTTATGTTTCTACAACAATGATTCCTGGCTTTACCCTGGCAATGGGCTTTTTATTGGGCGGGATTATTTCACCTCCCGATGCGGTAGCGGCAAATTCTGTATTGAAGAACATCAAAATACCCAAACGGTTAACTGCGGTATTGGAAGGAGAAAGCCTCATCAATGATGCATCCAGTTTAATCGTATTCCGTTTTGCACTGGCGGCAATACTTTCAGGTCAATTTTCCATGCAACAGGCAGTGGGACAATTTTTCCTTGCAGCAGGAATGGGGGTAGTAATTGGCCTGGCCATCGCACATATCGTTTATGCAGTGCACCGCTTTTTACCCACCACACCTAGTATTGATGCAGCATTAACCCTCATGACACCTTATTTCATGTATATAGGAGCAGAACATTTTCATTTTTCCGGGGTGATGGCGGTAGTCAGCGGAGGGTTATTTCTTTCCTTCAGGTCCCATGAAATTTTTGCACACAGCAATTCCAGGATACAGGCAGTGGGTGTCTGGGCAACTCTGGCCTTTGTTTTAAATGGCCTGGTTTTTATCCTCATTGGTCTTGAGCTTCCTGTAATCATGGAGAGTCTGGGTGATTACTCCATCAGTCAGGCCATCAATTACGGGCTGATCATCAGCCTGATCATTATCGTTATCCGGGTATTTTATGTACTCCTCATTGCTTATGTACCTGCATGGCTCGGCAATAGAAAACGGGCTGATCCGGTAAACCCACTCTGGAAAGGCCCTGTAATTGTAGGCTGGGCAGGGATGAGAGGGGTCGTTTCCCTGGCCTCAGCACTTTCTATCCCCTTATTAATGGGAGATGGAACCGCCTTCCCCCACCGCAGCCTGATCCTCTTTATCACCTTTGTCGTTATTCTTGTGACTTTGGTATTTCAGGGGTTGACTTTACCTCTGGTAATCAAATGGACGAAAATCAGGGAAATTGACGATTTCCCGCCAGAAGGAGAACAGGAAGCAGGGATCCGCCTTCACCTGATGCAGGTCTCTTTAAAAAGACTGGAGGAGAAATTTTCAAAAGAGATTCAGGAAAACGAATTAGTCGGCTTTCTGAAAGACCAGATGGAGAGTGATATTTTCATCAATAACCAGCGACTGGAATCTTTGGAATGTGATACCATAAGAAAAGACGAAATGGACTTCTACAACTCCATTTTACTGGACATCTATGCCGTACAACGCAAGGAATTGCACCTCTTACGTAAAGAGAACCGCTATAGCGACGAAGAAATCCGAAAACAGGAAAGCCAGCTTGACCTGGATGAAGCAAAGATCAATTATTAG
- a CDS encoding DUF6122 family protein, which translates to MFHIFLHFLVPAIVAVVFFRKTLLKAWLIMMATMVVDLDHLLAVPIYDPNRCSIGFHPLHSYYAIGVYVILLFFPKTRLVGIGLVIHMILDYIDCFM; encoded by the coding sequence ATGTTTCATATCTTCTTACATTTTCTGGTACCCGCGATAGTTGCTGTTGTTTTTTTTAGAAAAACCCTGTTGAAAGCATGGTTGATCATGATGGCTACTATGGTGGTAGACCTGGATCATTTATTGGCTGTGCCCATCTATGATCCTAACCGGTGCAGCATTGGATTTCATCCCTTACATTCTTATTATGCAATAGGGGTGTACGTGATTTTGTTGTTCTTTCCTAAGACGAGGTTAGTTGGAATAGGACTGGTCATCCATATGATTCTGGATTACATCGATTGCTTTATGTAG
- a CDS encoding RidA family protein codes for MAIQAQSQEISNPKGLYDPRPHGYSHMATVPANSTLVFVAGQAGTDEKGELSADFRTQVRFTLKNIETALKSKGLTLKHIAKLTTLVVDYGPEKHKILIEESKKAWPDEKYPVNTLIPVSRLALDGMQIEIDATAVLLKD; via the coding sequence ATGGCAATTCAAGCTCAGTCACAGGAAATCAGTAACCCGAAAGGGCTTTACGACCCACGTCCGCACGGATATTCACATATGGCCACTGTCCCGGCCAACAGCACCCTGGTTTTTGTGGCCGGACAGGCGGGAACCGATGAAAAAGGAGAACTTTCTGCTGACTTCAGAACTCAGGTGAGATTTACCCTCAAAAATATCGAAACCGCCCTTAAAAGTAAGGGCTTAACCCTTAAACATATCGCGAAACTGACCACATTAGTGGTAGATTATGGCCCGGAAAAGCATAAAATCCTCATCGAAGAGAGCAAAAAGGCATGGCCTGATGAGAAATATCCGGTAAACACCCTCATTCCGGTATCCCGACTAGCCCTAGACGGGATGCAGATTGAGATAGATGCAACGGCAGTCCTTTTGAAAGATTAA
- the cls gene encoding cardiolipin synthase has product MKWILVLEIVYTLFIIAVCLRIIYDTRSVSKTLAYLMLAVFLPVIGVIIYFSFGINYRVRKIYNKKIISDDIISQRINARIVLNSEKAVDEMNPELQKYKKLAQLLLNSNVSGLSGKNEVKLLLNGEQKFPEVLQALRDAKHHIHMEYYIFEDEKIGNEIKDILIEKAKQGVQVRLIYDDFGSRSIRKKLVPELKKAGVQAFPFYKILFIALANRLNYRNHRKIIIVDGNIGFTGGINISDRYVNDVSDSKSLFWRDTHVKIIGPGVHYLQHLFISDWNFCSEESLEIQEAFFNTHGKLKGDVEVQIAASGPDSDHPTILLNLIQAIGMADQEILITTPYFIPGISLLDALFVAALSGVKVKLLVPFESDSIWVAAAARSYYQELLDVGVEIYQYQKGFIHAKTMVIDEQLSFIGTANMDERSFELNFEVNTVIYDTGIAKELKHAFEEDLSFSVPIDPVTWAARSARVQFPEKIARLLSPLL; this is encoded by the coding sequence ATGAAATGGATCCTCGTCTTAGAAATTGTCTACACCCTCTTTATTATAGCTGTTTGCCTGCGCATTATCTACGACACACGCTCTGTAAGCAAAACACTGGCTTATCTGATGCTGGCTGTATTTCTTCCGGTAATCGGTGTCATCATTTACTTTTCATTTGGAATCAATTACCGGGTGAGGAAGATCTATAACAAAAAAATCATTTCTGATGACATCATATCTCAAAGGATCAATGCAAGGATTGTTCTGAATTCAGAGAAAGCCGTTGATGAGATGAACCCGGAACTTCAAAAGTATAAAAAGCTCGCTCAATTGCTATTGAACAGCAATGTAAGTGGACTATCCGGAAAGAATGAGGTCAAATTATTGCTAAACGGCGAGCAGAAGTTTCCGGAAGTATTGCAGGCATTACGGGATGCCAAACATCATATTCATATGGAATATTACATTTTCGAGGACGAGAAAATCGGAAATGAGATCAAAGACATTCTAATTGAAAAGGCAAAACAAGGAGTACAGGTCCGCTTAATTTATGATGATTTTGGCAGTCGCTCTATCAGGAAAAAATTGGTTCCAGAGCTCAAAAAAGCCGGAGTTCAGGCCTTTCCTTTTTATAAAATCTTATTCATTGCCCTGGCAAATCGCCTTAACTACCGAAACCACAGAAAGATCATTATTGTGGATGGAAATATTGGATTTACAGGCGGGATCAATATCAGCGACCGTTATGTCAATGATGTCAGTGACTCTAAATCTTTATTTTGGAGAGATACTCATGTGAAGATTATAGGCCCTGGAGTACATTATCTGCAACATTTGTTCATCTCCGACTGGAATTTCTGTTCCGAAGAATCTTTAGAAATTCAGGAAGCCTTTTTCAATACACATGGAAAACTTAAAGGAGATGTAGAAGTACAGATTGCAGCGAGTGGCCCCGATTCAGACCATCCGACGATCTTACTGAACCTCATTCAGGCAATAGGAATGGCTGATCAGGAGATCCTGATTACCACTCCATATTTTATTCCGGGGATTAGTCTGTTAGATGCGCTCTTTGTAGCTGCCCTAAGCGGGGTAAAAGTAAAACTACTGGTTCCCTTCGAGTCGGATTCCATTTGGGTTGCCGCTGCTGCCCGTTCCTATTATCAGGAATTACTGGATGTAGGAGTGGAAATCTATCAGTATCAGAAAGGTTTTATCCATGCGAAAACCATGGTGATCGATGAACAATTATCCTTTATAGGGACTGCAAACATGGACGAACGCAGCTTTGAACTGAATTTTGAAGTGAATACCGTTATTTACGATACCGGAATTGCCAAAGAGCTGAAACATGCTTTTGAAGAAGACCTCAGCTTCTCCGTCCCTATTGACCCGGTAACCTGGGCTGCAAGGTCCGCAAGAGTACAGTTCCCTGAAAAGATAGCCAGGTTGCTTTCTCCATTATTGTAA
- a CDS encoding SAM hydrolase/SAM-dependent halogenase family protein has translation MKISLLHLVCLLFMVFLCRTASAQNKIVVFQSDFGLKDGAVSAMKGVAMGVSTDLKLYDLSHEIPAYNIWEAAYRLLQTVPYYPKGTVFVSVVDPGVGTERKSVVLKTKSGHYIVSPDNGTLTLLAESLGIESVREINEAVNRRKGSGKSYTFHGRDVYAYTAARLAAGTISFEQIGKQLPNQVVSISYQKALMENGKIKGNIPVLDVQYGNVWTNIDGKLLNQLGVKYGDQLLLTVYHLNKKIYEGSMPYHATFGEVQEGKPLAYLNSLLELSFAINQGNFAAEHQVQSGNEWKVEVSLVK, from the coding sequence ATGAAAATTAGTTTACTGCACCTGGTCTGTTTATTATTTATGGTTTTTCTTTGTCGGACTGCCTCCGCACAGAATAAAATCGTCGTCTTTCAATCTGATTTTGGATTAAAAGACGGTGCTGTATCGGCAATGAAAGGAGTGGCAATGGGGGTTTCCACAGATTTAAAATTATACGACCTTAGCCATGAAATTCCCGCATACAACATATGGGAGGCTGCCTACAGATTGTTACAAACTGTCCCCTATTATCCAAAAGGAACGGTTTTCGTTTCGGTGGTTGATCCTGGCGTTGGAACGGAGCGCAAATCTGTTGTCCTGAAAACCAAAAGCGGACATTATATCGTCAGCCCTGATAACGGAACCCTGACCCTCCTTGCTGAATCTTTAGGCATTGAATCAGTCAGAGAAATCAATGAGGCGGTTAACAGACGTAAAGGTTCCGGAAAATCCTATACCTTCCATGGAAGAGATGTTTACGCCTACACTGCAGCACGACTTGCCGCAGGAACCATCAGTTTTGAACAGATAGGAAAACAATTACCAAATCAGGTGGTTTCGATTTCTTATCAGAAAGCGCTGATGGAAAATGGCAAAATCAAAGGAAATATCCCTGTTTTGGATGTTCAGTACGGAAATGTATGGACGAATATAGATGGAAAATTACTAAATCAACTGGGTGTTAAGTATGGGGATCAGCTTCTTCTCACGGTTTATCACCTGAATAAAAAGATTTATGAAGGAAGCATGCCTTATCATGCTACATTTGGCGAAGTACAAGAGGGAAAACCTCTGGCTTACTTAAACAGCTTGCTGGAGTTATCATTTGCGATCAATCAGGGTAACTTTGCTGCAGAACATCAGGTACAAAGTGGCAATGAATGGAAAGTAGAAGTAAGTCTGGTTAAGTAA
- a CDS encoding alpha/beta hydrolase, translating to MKRLLFILTAIFFADAAFAAKVDTVKVYSESMKKDITCLFICPEQAKQQKEKKYYPTVYLLHGYTGDARRTLKLDIPDLKAQADALQMIIVLADGGYGSWYFDSPVDENIRYERFITKELVQFTDKNYPTIVDRTKRAIYGWSMGGHGALYLAMRHKELYGAAGSICGAVDFRAATKGYDIEKSLGDYAGNEKSWEEHTVNYNVATLKNQELKLIIDCGLQDPLLEVNRTLHKKLTDLKIDHDYIERPGVHDNTYWSKASAFQLLFIHNYFSQS from the coding sequence ATGAAACGATTACTGTTTATTTTAACTGCAATTTTCTTTGCAGACGCAGCTTTTGCCGCAAAAGTGGATACGGTGAAGGTCTACAGCGAAAGCATGAAGAAAGACATTACCTGCCTTTTTATCTGTCCGGAACAGGCTAAACAGCAGAAAGAAAAGAAGTACTATCCTACAGTATACCTGCTGCACGGCTATACAGGAGACGCAAGGAGAACTTTGAAACTGGACATCCCTGATCTGAAAGCCCAGGCAGATGCCCTGCAAATGATCATTGTGCTTGCTGATGGCGGATATGGGAGCTGGTATTTCGATAGTCCTGTTGATGAAAACATCAGGTATGAGCGCTTTATTACTAAAGAGCTGGTTCAGTTTACTGATAAGAACTATCCCACGATTGTAGATCGGACCAAAAGAGCCATTTACGGCTGGAGCATGGGCGGACATGGCGCTTTATACCTTGCAATGCGTCATAAGGAGTTGTACGGTGCAGCAGGAAGTATTTGTGGAGCAGTAGATTTCAGAGCAGCCACAAAAGGTTATGACATCGAAAAAAGTCTTGGTGATTATGCGGGTAATGAAAAAAGCTGGGAAGAACATACGGTAAACTACAATGTAGCTACTCTTAAAAACCAGGAATTGAAGTTGATCATTGACTGTGGACTTCAGGATCCTTTGCTGGAAGTAAACAGGACTTTACATAAAAAACTAACTGACCTGAAGATTGACCATGATTATATTGAACGTCCTGGTGTGCACGACAATACCTATTGGTCAAAAGCTTCCGCATTCCAACTCTTATTTATCCATAATTATTTCAGCCAATCATGA